NNNNNNNNNNNNNNNNNNNNNNNNNNNNNNNNNNNNNNNNNNNNNNNNNNNNNNNNNNNNNNNNNNNNNNNNNNNNNNNNNNNNNNNNNNNNNNNNNNNNNNNNNNNNNNNNNNNNNNNNNNNNNNNNNNNNNNNNNNNNNNNNNNNNNNNNNNNNNNNNNNNNNNNNNNNNNNNNNNNNNNNNNNNNNNNNNNNNNNNNNNNNNNNNNNNNNNNNNNNNCAACATCATGTTTCAATAAAAGCCATAAGAAAGCCCACTGGTAATTTTTAGAGGAATTGGAGAGCAGAAATTGGGAGGCCGCAGAGAGCAGCAGCCTCGAAGGCAATTGCTCAAGCTACAAGGTATAATCCTGGATGAAGAGTAAGTAGGATCTATTTTCTAGAACTTTGTTGTATGTATGCTGAGTAGCACCCCCCAAGCTGGTCAACTTTAGAATGGGCTCCCCAGTTCAGGTACCCTTGCCAGGCTTCTTGGAAATATTGAGCcgctttcttttcctttccacgCGCTAAACAGTATAGTGCGGCGCGCTCGTTCGCCAAGGCCGCATGGTTGAAAAATCCAGCCTGTACGGCTCCAGAAATGGCCTCGTCGTAGGATTTTAGAACTTCATTGCTCTGTTTTGATTCAAGTTTGTACTTTTCTGCCCTGAGGAACATGAACATATGCTCGCATTTGCTGTCCCCTTTGACGACCAACCGACGCATCATGCGTAAAATCTTTTGGCCACTTCGTTGAAACTCAATGCCACACCCAGACTGTGCTAAGAAGAAATCGGAGAGCCCCACAAAAAGCCAGCACACGACAACTTGCAAAGTTCTTGACAATTGTACCTTTACAGCTCGGTGCGCATCTAGTTGAGAAGCTCGTATCGAACTGAGATCTTGCATGTAATAAGCATATATTATGCGGTATAGACAAATGGTATTGACTTGAATAGCGGCTCCTGCATTCTGACATCTGACCATCCATACGGTATCGTCATATAAATCAGTCGGATTGGCCTCCGCTGTTGATGTCTGAATGAAATACATCAGTGAGGAGAGTCCTACTTCGTGCACAGTCTGAAAGAAAAGGGTGAGAAAATGGTCGGATGCCCATGCAGAGCTAGAATTTGAAATGCCGTACCTGCTTATATTCGCTTAGCATGGTCAGGAAAGTCGGCAGATCTTTCATTAGGGGTGGTATAGGAAGTCCACTCCAAAAATAGAGGCCACAATAAGAAAGAACTGAGGTACACGCGCACACAACCTCGCCACACTCCATTGCGAGCCGATATCCGTACAGAGCTTGACCAGCTGCTTCCGAGACGGTGCCTTGCAAAGGCGTCAAGATCCAACTTCCAACGGCAAGAGATTGCGCTCTTCCAGATTTGCCCGCCTTTTCACCTAAAGACAGCGCAACGGACAAGTATTGGCTAGCTTCGTTAAAGTGTCGACTTGTTTGGGATAGAATATTCCCGAAGACCACAAATGCTTTTGGAGATTCCCGAGCAACACCGTACTTTGTGCTCAGTCTGACGATTCTCAACGATGCCACAAAGTAGCTGAAATAGTTTCCCATGGCAAAGAAGCTGAGGGATAGTAATCCTAGAAACCGAACCGTAGCACATGCTCTTTCGTCAGCCATTTTTGGTAGGCCTGACAAATCCTTAAAGGGTTCCGGGTCAAGATGCGTTTTGTCTTGACAATTTCCCAAATTAAAAGCGCTTTGCTAACTCTGTTGGGCAAAGGTTCATTCAAGCTTCTGAGGACGTCAAATCCTATGTTGAATGCTTCCTCTACATTCCCTTCAACTCGAGAAGACTCCATGACAGCTTCGAAAGCaccaagcttttcaaaaatggacGAACTGCGGGACACCACATCGTTGGCGACTCTCTTACAAGCTTCATGCTCACCGAGGCAACTGTACATTCGACATAAATGCGTGCTCAACTCCCAGGTCACAGCAAAGTCTGTTTGCCATCCTCCAACTCGTCctatcttttccaaaccagCTGACGCATACTGGGCAGCCGAGAAGAACGCTAACTTCAGCATTGATTTTTCTGCTGCCCTTCCATTGAGACGAGCAAGTTCAATCAACTTGCGCTCCTCATGCAGCTGAGAAGAACCTAGATTCAGACACTGCTGTCCATAGAATAGTATCGTCCTCGGAGCTAGAGGAAAAGCTCACCTTTCGAAGCGTGTGTTCGCCTATTGGCAAATGTATTCGTTCTCTCTTACACGAACTATTCCTGAAAAGGTCATAGGCCGCATCGCGGATCGAATGATGAGTGAATTCGAACCAAGGGATACCGCATCGTTTAGTGACCAGGCCGTTAACGATAGCTTCGTTCAATGTCTCCTTGAGTTCACTTTCAGACAAATGCTCTGAGTCGTCCAAACGTCCCGATCCCCAATTAAAAGGCATGACGTCCGGTTGCAGAGAAGCGTTTCGTGTTGATCCATATGTCGTGACAAAAGGAGCCACCCAATCCATGCAAAACCTCAGTCCAAAGCAGGCTCCCAAAAACAAAACATCTTGAGCTGGCTTTGCCAATCGGCTCAGGCGGCCCTTGATCACTGACAAAATTCCAGCTTTTACACCGTTGTCAGCTTCAATTTCTAATTCCTTAAGCAAGCCTCCCTCGTCTATTGCCTTTACACAAAGAACGGTCAAGAAAGGGTTGCCCATAGTCTTTTTGAAGAGAATATCCAATTCTTCGGTTGCAATGTagcttttcgctttcttcaagGTTTGCTTTGTCATCTCGATCCAATCATTCTTGGAAAAGTTGCGAATACGAATTTTGGTAGCATTTACGAGATCTCTATTGACCTGAGCTCGTCGAAAAAGTCCTGGTTCATCAGATGTGATAGCTAACAGAAACCCGCTTACAGGCTCGCCTTCGGATAAGAGCGCCTCTATCAGAAGCAAACTCAATTGGTCTGCCCATTACACGTCGTCAAGCAACAAAACTATTCGGGAGGAGATGGGGTGACAAATTGCTCTGAGGAATCGTTGAAAGAGGAGTTTTATGCGGGTAAACCCAAATTCGTTTCGCCTGAATGATGCTCGGATGTCATTCCAATCTCCATTTCCCTCAGTGTCGTCATCCGATTCAAGAAAGCCGTCAACGAGCGCCTTGAAGTTGGGAATTAAATGTGAAAGTTGATTGACGTCTGATTCTAGTTCCTCGCAAAGCGCCTTCCGTATTTTCGATCGTCTTTCGGAAGCAAGACACTGTACACACAAATCGCTGAAAGCGTCCACAATGGCTGGCCAGGGCTCGCCGACGGGACTGAGTCGAACTTTCCGTATATGAAGAAGCCGCCCTCTTGCCTTATCCGTTCCTCGAAGACGTGCTGTAACAAAGCAGTTTTGCCCAAACCTGATGGACCATGTACGAGAATTACGTGAGACTTCTCGCTTCCTCGCATTGCTGTGGCCAAATCCATGCACTGATCGTTAGCGACGGAGATTGCGGCTTTTTCCTTCACGCGGCCGTACAGATCCCGTTCTGGTTCTTCCACGGTGAGAATCGTTGGAATCGCCATCGTGAGAATACGGCTAGACAATGGTGACGAGGAGAGTATCGGAAGGCGTGTCGGAATTGGTAAAATGGTGTGCATAAATTTTCGTAGACGCCACTGTGGATAAAGTGTCCTCACTCCATGAGGTTTACCCTTACAAAGCGTTTTCCAATGTTCTGGTAAAACTTACGAGGAAAGTCACTGTGTAATCTATTCTGAACTTGAGAAGGAAAACGATCACTCTCTGATACAAAGTTTAAAAATGTGAGTCGGTTCGGATGACCAGTGAATTTCCCGCCAATCTCCGCCCAGCCTCCAACTGATACACTTGATAGCACGCTTCTTGGTGGTGCAACTGTAGCTCCTGCTCTTCCACCAGTTGTCAACTCTCCAGATATCCCAGTTGTAACAAAGCATGGTGTTGATTGGTATGATGATTCAGAAGCCATATTGGATCCGGTTGCGTCAATGCCAGCCCGAAAATGGTCATTGACAACTCCCATTGGAGAAACTCTGCATCCAGGaagcaacaaacaaaaatacATGTCGCGCTTGGATGTTTTCCTGTTGGTATTCCCCCCAAAGGCACTCACAAGCCTCTGTAGGAACACAAACATGGCCCTCATGTTGAGAGGAAGGCAGTCAACAGCATTTCCTGAGCTACTGAAGTTCTTTGGTGTTATAATTTTGTCAACAAAGTTTGAGTTTGAAAGCAGGGCAAGTCTGTGGTCTACTATTGCACCGTCTAAATATATATTGGCACCAGCATTTGGCAAAACTGGAATGTCGCGAGATTGTTTTGACAACATCTGGTCTTACCTTTGTTTTGGTTATCAACCAACGGAGCATCCCCAGGCCATGTTGTCCAAGCAGTTCTGTTGGTTGTTGATTGACAGTTTTGTTGAAGAGTTCAACAAATACATGGCAGAAGTTTTTGGACCAACAGAGGTCATATGTGTAGATGAATCTATCTCCCGCTGGTATGACCAGGGTGGACATTGGATCAACATTGGATTGCCAATGTATGTTGCAATCAACCGGAAACCAGACAATGGATGCAAGATACAATATGTGGCGTGTGGAAAGAGTGGCATCATGATTTGGCTAAGGCTAGTTAAGGCGGCAGAAGAGGAAGACAGAAATGTGCAGGAGCATGACAATGGGCTCTTACATGGAACTATTGTTCTCAAGGAACTGGTCTACCCATGGGCTTGCAATGGTAGGATTGTATTCGCAGACTCCTACTTTGCTTCAGATGAGACGGATTGGGTTGAAATTCATAGGAGTTGTGAAGATGGCAACAAAGAAGTTCCCCTTAGCCTACCTTCAAAGATTACCAATCACCTCTCCAAACAGTGCAAGGAGTGGTTTGGTGTCACGGACAGAGGATGGAAAGCCTTCAATGGTTGCATGTGTTTGGATTGACCGGGAGCAGCGGTACTTCATTTCAAATGCATATGGGCTGACTCCAGGTTCTCTGTACATCAGAAAACAATGGAGGCAAGAAGACCAAGCACCAAATGCACCCACCACACAAGTAACACCAGAAGTGCCTCAGCCAAAGGTGGCTGAAGTCTACTATGATTCATGCGGAAAGATTGATCAGCATAATTGCGACCGACAGGATACACTTGGTGTGGAGCGAAAATTGGTAACCCACTTCTGGGATAAACGGGTTGGCTTGACAATTTTTTCGATGATTGCAGTGAATTTGTTTTGTATGTACAACTGCACTGTCCAGAATAGCGTGCAGCAATGCAGGATCCTTTCCACAGGGAGGTATTGGCTGAAAGGAACGCAGGGATTCAACCTCCACCTCAACCGTATTGTCTAGCTTATTGCTAGCGGATTGTCCCAACAATGCTCCATTCTTGGCGGCAACTCTCGTCAAACAACAAACGGCTTTGCCTGACCGCATGCAGGTAGCTCAGCCCAACACGTACGCGCCTAACAAGGTTGTTGTGCTAGCCATAGCTGCGCCTTGGAAACAGCGACCCTATACAGGTACTGCGGCGTCTATACGGACAGGCGCACCACGGAAACAATCCCGCATAAACTACAGACTTGTGCTCCTTGCGGAACTCATTGCCTTGGTGGTGGGAATAGCATTGGGGCTGACAGCAAAATCcagtaacaacaacaccGACATTTTTGTGTTTGACAACAATCTAGCGGAGGAGGATAGCAGGGAGAATGAAGAGGGAAATAGCAGGAAGGTGAAAACAATGACTGGGACTTGTACACTTCTGTGCTCAATTTGTGCCCCCATTCCGGCCGCACCCTTTTGGTAAACACCTAACCACCAAGCGCTCACGGCAGCAACTAGCTCCCTTTGTATAATTTACCGGACACGGAAGAGAGCAACAATAACAGAAAAAATTCCACGCAAATTGGTATGGCCACTGTGCACAAATCAGTATCCTGTTGTCACAATTGTCCGGGGCCCTAGCGTACAGAGTATGTGGAACAAAAAGATCAACAAGTTTGTTCCGAACGCTTTTGGAGAGATGTCTGGAATACAACCATAAGGCCTTAAGAGATGTGCAAATCTAAGGTTGTGAGTTTTAATAGTAAAAAAGCCTAATGATCCAGCGGAAGTCAGCGGTGTGTCTTTTGTTCATTTGTGACAGAATCATCCGCTTTGAGAGAGCCTCCGCAAATGGGAAGGCTATTGCCGCTAAGGCAACGGCAACATATAAGGTGTTTGAGGAATCCGCACCGGATATTCTACTCCCAACAGAACTGCAGTGAGCTTTGCAGAGCACATGAGGAGCCTTTCAGCAAAGTGGAATTGGAAGTACAGGACAATACCCAGCGGTCTACATCAAGCCGCAATGGTTCACAGCACTCTCACTTGACAGAAAATTCAAGTGCCGACAAAGTGCCGCTGTTGGCGGCGTCTCTGGTGGAAGATGCGCCCGAGCAAATTGATACGACAGGGGCTACTAGAGGGCCAACAAAGCAGAATTGGACACAGTGATGGTCTGGGCACTCACATGGTGGCATGGGAACGCGATTGCTTGGACAAGATGGCTACCGTAGAAGTGGCACAAATGAAAGTCAAAGAAGGAAAAATGGTAAATTGGGTTGATACCGCTGGATCAATGCTGCAACACGGTAATTTGTCTGTCACAGACCGTGAATGACATAATCGAAAAAATGAAAGTACCAATGACAATGTTGTACTAGAGATGTCAATGATTCTATTTCATTGCACTGAATGGAGGATTGTCCAAGCGCGTCTGGTCCCATCACAAACGCCGCTACATTAATTCTCTGAAATTTGAACTTGTCCCGCATCAGACACAATCCGGGGCTAGTGTCCTTAAGTACCGTCACTGCTATGGCTAGAGTCTTATAGTTTTTGGGGGACTTTTGTCTGGAAGAGAGTGTTTGGGGCCGCAACACCATTCAAAACCGGCTACGTAGTTGCACAAGTCGGGAACTTACATGAAGCAAGGGTAAGGACAAAGTGACTTCTAAAGGAGGCAATGGAAGTGAGGTCTAGCTACTACAAACTTTCATATTGGTTGTGAGCCAACTCTCCACCCGTAACCTTTTAGTTGACGCAGAAGTGACCCGTTCTCCCAACATAAAATAGCTCCAGCTTTGATACGCACTGGACAATGAGGACAATACTAACAACAAAGAtgatgaaaaagaaggagaTGGAGGCAACAAGGAAGATGACAATGATGGCTACCAGTCTGATGCATGTACAAACCGGTATCCTATCAATACCAGATTGGCTGTGCCACAGCAAGCAGACAATGTTCAATAAAGTTGATGAACTCATTTTTACCTAACTCTTTTGGCGAGATTTGTAGAGTACAACAATATATGGGCTTTAGAAAAGATTGAATTGAGGCCAGTAAGCCAGATCAGAACAAGTGGTGCAATCAGAGCACACACTTTCCTTTGGCAATATGCTGAATTCTTGACAATCTCTCTATCCCGCTCtatctttttcaaaatcaaaaggAGGGCTTCCACAGCATCCCTGTTTCTAGCTACGAACTTTAGCAAATAGCCTCACAGTTGCTGATGTCTAACACCATTTGCTCTATATCAATTTTTGTGTGAGACGCATGAGAGGGAGAAACATTTTTCGTGACAATCATCCTTGATGTTTGTTCCAGCCAGCAATTGCAATAGTCTGCAGCATCCAGTTTGTACACCACAACCTCCGGACTGTTTGTATCATCTTGATGATATCAAAGGTTGAGAAGACCTAATTTACAATCCTATCCTCTACTAGAATACAATCAATTGACCCCCGCAACACGGCACAAGAATACATTCTGACATTCATTTTCTGTCGACCTAACTGGGCCACAGTCGTAGCAAAGGCTGGCTTCCTGCAATTGGCTCCGTGCCCGGTTTGTGGAAGATAGAGATTGGTCTGGGTCGTGACAAAATGTACAACACAGCGGATTTCGGTATGAACAATGCTGCCGTTTGAATCTTTGCGGACAATTGCAAAATACCAATTTCGGTGTTTCCCAAAAACGTGTTTACAGTAAGTCAATAAATCAAATATAAGCTACAAAGTGAGACATAAGTAAGACTGATATATGACTCTTACATTTAAAGGTCCCCTTCTGGAACTCCTTCACCGTCCTTCCtctctactactagctagctagctcgCTCGTAGTGTGACCTCTACTCTAAAATGAATGACGTCATCCATTTGCACAGAACTCGCCGTatcgtttacagttagcgtgggtttttgttcctttgtGTTTCTTGTCGTGTGTTCGGATCACTCACAGCCACGCACTCGCCAACGTTTTCGCAATCGTCTCTCTCGTCGTTGTTCTCTGCAAAGGTTATGAACTACGGATGACCCACATCTTCACTAGAAGGCCTTTCTCACTCTCCCATCTATCCAGGGGTCCTCATTCGTGAATCCCCTTAACCACGTATACCTGCAATTGAGATCTATATCCGCGGAAAGGTACATCAcatgttgacagtgaacaacaCTTGAtatgaaagaaaaaaatgacCACTCACCAAAAACTTCGAACCATGAGTTGGAGTCTAACGAGGAAACGGGAGTGAATAGTCCTGCGGAGTCGGACGCCTCCTCTCCTTCGTGTGGTGAACAGCCAAAGCAGCCACGATCGTCACCAGAATCGTCTAAGGTGCTACGAAATGTGCCCGACAAAGGACCACAGGAGGCCTCCACGGATGGGAAGCCTATTGCCACTACGGCAAAAAATGAAATGTTTGCAGAACCCGCTCAAGATATTCCATTCCCAACGGAACTGCAGCGAACTGCGCAGAGTACACCAGGGGCTTTTCCGCAAATTGGAATGGGAAGTACGAGAAGCAGCGAGACGCCAGTGACCCCGCACTCCGCTCCGACCCGCGATGGTTCCCAGCGTTCCGGATCGGCGGAAGAGGATTTTTCCAGTGCCGGCGAACCGCCGCTGTTGGCGGCGACTCTGGTGGAAGATACCCCCGAGCGAAGTGATACGACAGGGACTACCGGGCCCAACGAAGCAGAATCGGACAAACTGATGGTCGTGGCTGTGGCCGAGCCTGTGGAGCAACGAACCGATACAGAGAAGGCAGCGTTTTCTCGAGGAGCCTCTTCGAAACGTTGGCGCATGTTGTATGGAGCATTGCTGATAGCCGGGGTAGTCGCGCTGGCCGTGGGGGTGACCCTGGCATTGACGATACAAACGTCATCGGGGTCATCAACaacatcgtcttcgtcaacaGCACTCGGGAGCCCCAACGGCACCAATGCTTCCGTGCCGGATGATACCAATACCCCCCTTCTCAACGATACCAATACCAACGACTTCAACGAGGACGTTGAGCAACCCATTCCCGGCAATATTCCATCTAGCGCGCCGGGAGGACCCGTCGTACAGAGCACCCACCTGGTAGCTTGGGAAAGTAGTTGCATGGACGAAAAGGTAACTGCAGAAATCCAATGTGGAACTAATGAAATTTTGTCGGTCCAAGAAGCAAGAATCGCAGAGTGTACGATTCAATCGGATCAAGGCTCGAACAGGGCGATTTGCCTGCCTTTAACTATGAATGGTACCATTGAAAGCCTTGAGAGTGCCAATGGCAATGATGTACGAGAGATAGCCATGGTTCTGTTTCAATgtaccggagtggaagatcGTCCCAACGGTCCAGTCCGAGCGCGCTTGGTCCCAACCAGAAATGTTGATACAACTGCTCCTGCAAACATGGACTGGCTCTGTGTCAGATTTAACGAGAATCTCCAGTCGGCCATTGCCGATACAGTTCCTGCCACCGCTATGGCTGACTTTGAAGTCGAGCTTTATATAGTATTAGGTGACTTTTGTCTGGAAAGACGCAGTCAAGGCGACATCAACGCTGTCCGCCACCGGCTTCGTACCAATACGCGTCGACAACTTGTCGAAAGCAATGTTAGTGACGTGGAAGTCGAGAACGCCACCGGAGATGACACGAGTGAGGGCTGGAGACTACAAAGTTTCGTACCGGGTTCGTGCCAGCTCCCCGCCCGCAATCTGTTGATGGACGCGGAAGCGACCGGTGCTGCCGAGAACGAGTGGCTCCAGGTGTGCTACGCATTCGACAATGACGATActggagacgacgatgacgacggcaATGATGCGAACGAAGACGAGCTGGTCGTAGTGCACGCGTCGGTCTCCTGTCGACACGAGATTGGTCTTGGTCCCAGCAGGGCGGCGGTATGGAACGAATTCGAACGACGCATTCGTCCCCCATTGATTTGGCGAGAATTGTGGAGCACAACCATGACTGGAGTGTAGATTCTTCACGGCGTTTGGCACGTGCGTGGTTGCGGGAATTTTGGTAGATATTGGATACGTGAGGAACGGGCGTATACAGACTGTACCGACAACCATTGTCGCCCAATCCTCTTTTTGCTTATCCAGGTGCCGTGCCGTCGAGAAAAACACTATATATTGTATGATGGCCAATAATTGGAGACACGAATGATCCCACCATCTAGCCGGAATGTACTTGGTTGTATTCTATACTCTAGAGTCTACCGGTACATAGGCAGGATATATGGGGGCCCATCACTGCAGTCACCATAGGTTAGTGAATAGTATCCATGAAGCCAGTGAACAACAGTAAGTGTAACAGGAACAGTAATTGCTCTAGAGGTAGAGGGGGGTAGTCGTTCACGGGGGGTCGATTTTGGGTCGTGTCGGACACGGATCAGACAGTGGACCGAGTTGGAACGACGAGTCGCAGACTGGCAATCGTGTTTGTTTTGGAATGACACCGTGTACCTACTCCGAGGAGCGTGTCGCGGTAGATGATGTcatccttcactgtcaatgatACTCCCCGTCACAGTCGGTTTCACCGGTTTACCGTAACAGGAACTGTTGAGGAGAATCATCTCACGATAGGACACTCCTTCCCTCGTGGAGACCGCCTCTGTACGAAATTTCTTCTCTCTTGGAGATTTCTTTTGGTTTCTTGGCTCTTTTGTTTGCATTCTCTCGTGCGGCCTCGACCTTTTTGGTTTGTTGGTGATAGCGTCACTGTTCGTGCAAATCCATTGCGGATTGGATCCAAGCCAACCCACGCAACCAACCATCTCCGGTTGGACTCGCCCTGGTGGAACCGACGGCCTCTTTACCCAACgaaaccaaccaaccaattCATTCATCATTCATTCACGGTCGTTCGTTTCCTCACCTTACCTATCCCCACCACCATTGTTGCGTGGGACATGACGAACGCGTCCATCTCCACCAACACGGACCTGCCGCAGACGACGGATGAAAGACGCCCGTTACCATCAACGAGCGTCAACGAATCCAACTCTGTGGAAACAAGCAAGACGACAGCGGTCGCAAACCAAACCCCGGAAGAGTCCATTCGTCGTTCCCGGGACAAACCCGACATGTTCGCCGAACCCGCCCAAGATCTGCCTTTCCCGACGGAGTTGCAACGTGCCCGGCAGAGTACACCGGGAGCCTTTCCACAAGGCGGTACCGCCACTCGTAGCACGAccttgtcgacgacgacgacgacggatGCCAGTCAGTCTACCGCGTCAGTGTCACCGTTGTATATAGCCGCATCCGGTATGCCTTTGCTGACGGCGACGCTCGTggcggaagacgaggacgacgctACCGGACATTCGGAGACTACCAGTGGAACGCACTCAACCCCGCGTCacaatgacgatgatgatgaagaaaagcagcgtGGATCGGTAGTCCTTGCCACAGCGGAACCGTGGGAACAACATTCCGTAACCGAAAAAACTCTACGCCGGACTCGCCGTAAGCGCTGCACGTACGCCCTTGTGGTCTTGCTGGGAATCGTGGGGCTCGTACTGGGCGTAACTTTGGGGATTACCAACCGCACGAACAGTCGCACCGACAGCCAAACGACTGCAATAACGGCGAACGACGGTACAACTACCGGAGACGCCAACGGCGATCGTGACAGTTTGGATGGCGACACCGACGATGCACTCTCCGTCTCGCAAACGTCCCACGTCGTGGCTTGGCCGGTAGCTACTTCCTGTCTGGATGAACCATCTCGGCCACTCGTACGGGTTTCTTGTGGCGCCACGGAAACGGTACGCATTCGCACCGTCCAAAACGCCAACTGCACCCTTACGAGCGATCGCACCAACGAAGCCACGTGCGTCCCGGATCAGCTTGCCAATTCAGCAAGGTTGGCGGTTGCCTTTTGGGACTGTACCGGCATCGTGCCGGGGTCCGTCGGCCCCGTCCAAGCGGTGCTATCCCCGTCGCTCCCTACCGACACCGCCAATAACGTTCCAAACGACGCTTGTTCGACATGGACGGTGGACACCTTCACGTCCAATGCCCCCACCGTACCAACCTACCTTATTCTGGGCGACGTGTGTCCCGTCGTTGCCTCCAACACGGAAGCTGTCCCAAGCCAAGATAGTGCCGACCACGATGCGACGGAAAGTGCGACCAACGACGACGCgtggaacgacgacgaccgccGCATCCTTACGGTCCCCGATACAACCCAAGCCGATTGGCACATTGTTACACAACGAGACGGTTCCTGTCCGGCACCCGGCACCAACGTGACGGTAGCGTCGAGCCAACTGCAAGTATGCGCGTGGTTGGAACCGAACGATTGGGAGATGCCGGAACTCCGCGTCCGCCACGACCGTTTGCCGTGCCGACACGCGGTAGATCGAGGCCCAAGCCTGGAGTCGTTTTGGTATCAGGCGGACCAATTGTTCCAGACCGACGTCATTGTGAACGCGCTAGAACCGTACGGTACGCCACAAGGGT
The sequence above is drawn from the Phaeodactylum tricornutum CCAP 1055/1 chromosome 32, whole genome shotgun sequence genome and encodes:
- a CDS encoding predicted protein, yielding MAIPTILTVEEPERDLYGRVKEKAAISVANDQCMDLATAMRGSEKSHVILVHGPSGLGKTALLQHVFEERIRQEGGFFIYGKFDSVPSASPGQPLWTLSAIYQLSLLLIEALLSEGEPVSGFLLAITSDEPGLFRRAQVNRDLVNATKIRIRNFSKNDWIEMTKQTLKKAKSYIATEELDILFKKTMGNPFLTVLCVKAIDEGGLLKELEIEADNGVKAGILSVIKGRLSRLAKPAQDVLFLGACFGLRFCMDWVAPFVTTYGSTRNASLQPDVMPFNWGSGRLDDSEHLSESELKETLNEAIVNGLVTKRCGIPWFEFTHHSIRDAAYDLFRNSSCKRERIHLPIGEHTLRKQCLNLGSSQLHEERKLIELARLNGRAAEKSMLKLAFFSAAQYASAGLEKIGRVGGWQTDFAVTWELSTHLCRMYSCLGEHEACKRVANDVVSRSSSIFEKLGAFEAVMESSRVEGNVEEAFNIGFDVLRSLNEPLPNRVSKALLIWEIVKTKRILTRNPLRICQAYQKWLTKEHVLRFASQYLSVALSLGEKAGKSGRAQSLAVGSWILTPLQGTVSEAAGQALYGYRLAMECGEVVCACTSVLSYCGLYFWSGLPIPPLMKDLPTFLTMLSEYKQTVHEVGLSSLMYFIQTSTAEANPTDLYDDTVWMVRCQNAGAAIQVNTICLYRIIYAYYMQDLSSIRASQLDAHRAVKVQLSRTLQVVVCWLFVGLSDFFLAQSGCGIEFQRSGQKILRMMRRLVVKGDSKCEHMFMFLRAEKYKLESKQSNEVLKSYDEAISGAVQAGFFNHAALANERAALYCLARGKEKKAAQYFQEAWQGYLNWGAHSKVDQLGGCYSAYIQQSSRK
- a CDS encoding predicted protein; its protein translation is MLSKQFCWLLIDSFVEEFNKYMAEVFGPTEVICVDESISRWYDQGGHWINIGLPIARSGLVSRTEDGKPSMVACVWIDREQRYFISNAYGLTPGSLYIRKQWRQEDQAPNAPTTQVTPEVPQPKVAEVYYDSCGKIDQHNCDRQDTLGVERKLVTHFWDKRVGLTIFSMIAVNLFCMYNCTVQNSVQQCRILSTGSLLLADCPNNAPFLAATLVKQQTALPDRMQVAQPNTYAPNKVVVLAIAAPWKQRPYTGTAASIRTGAPRKQSRINYRLVLLAELIALVVGIALGLTAKSSNNNTDIFVFDNNLAEEDSRENEEGNSRKVKTMTGTCTLLCSICAPIPAAPFW
- a CDS encoding predicted protein, yielding MKEKNDHSPKTSNHELESNEETGVNSPAESDASSPSCGEQPKQPRSSPESSKVLRNVPDKGPQEASTDGKPIATTAKNEMFAEPAQDIPFPTELQRTAQSTPGAFPQIGMGSTRSSETPVTPHSAPTRDGSQRSGSAEEDFSSAGEPPLLAATLVEDTPERSDTTGTTGPNEAESDKLMVVAVAEPVEQRTDTEKAAFSRGASSKRWRMLYGALLIAGVVALAVGVTLALTIQTSSGSSTTSSSSTALGSPNGTNASVPDDTNTPLLNDTNTNDFNEDVEQPIPGNIPSSAPGGPVVQSTHLVAWESSCMDEKVTAEIQCGTNEILSVQEARIAECTIQSDQGSNRAICLPLTMNGTIESLESANGNDVREIAMVLFQCTGVEDRPNGPVRARLVPTRNVDTTAPANMDWLCVRFNENLQSAIADTVPATAMADFEVELYIVLGDFCLERRSQGDINAVRHRLRTNTRRQLVESNVSDVEVENATGDDTSEGWRLQSFVPGSCQLPARNLLMDAEATGAAENEWLQVCYAFDNDDTGDDDDDGNDANEDELVVVHASVSCRHEIGLGPSRAAVWNEFERRIRPPLIWRELWSTTMTGV
- a CDS encoding predicted protein, which encodes MTNASISTNTDLPQTTDERRPLPSTSVNESNSVETSKTTAVANQTPEESIRRSRDKPDMFAEPAQDLPFPTELQRARQSTPGAFPQGGTATRSTTLSTTTTTDASQSTASVSPLYIAASGMPLLTATLVAEDEDDATGHSETTSGTHSTPRHNDDDDEEKQRGSVVLATAEPWEQHSVTEKTLRRTRRKRCTYALVVLLGIVGLVLGVTLGITNRTNSRTDSQTTAITANDGTTTGDANGDRDSLDGDTDDALSVSQTSHVVAWPVATSCLDEPSRPLVRVSCGATETVRIRTVQNANCTLTSDRTNEATCVPDQLANSARLAVAFWDCTGIVPGSVGPVQAVLSPSLPTDTANNVPNDACSTWTVDTFTSNAPTVPTYLILGDVCPVVASNTEAVPSQDSADHDATESATNDDAWNDDDRRILTVPDTTQADWHIVTQRDGSCPAPGTNVTVASSQLQVCAWLEPNDWEMPELRVRHDRLPCRHAVDRGPSLESFWYQADQLFQTDVIVNALEPYGTPQG